Part of the Gammaproteobacteria bacterium genome is shown below.
GGTTTCATCGGCCTTGATCAGCAGGCCCTTGCGACCGCTGAGTATGCTGCGAACCTTGGCAGCCGCAAAACCGGCGCCAAATCGAAGCAGCCTGGCCATATGGTTGGGATGTTGCAGCGTCATTTTCAGATAGTGGTGCCCAACCTGTCGACGCTTGTAGAACGATGTCAGTACCTCCTGGTACTTGCGGTCCAGTTCTTCAACCGTAAATCCCTCCGGTGCCCAGACAAAGTTCATGCCGTTCATTTTTTCCCAGTGGTCGTCACGAATATTGGTGCCGTACAGGTCACGGTATATGGGTGAGCCGGGATAGGGGGTGAACTTGGTCAGGTTCATGATGGTCATGGGAATGCGGCGAACAAAATCCTTGGTCTTTTCAATGGTCTCATTGGTTTCACCGGGGTAGCCAAGCATGAACAGGCCTTTGGTGCGAATGCCGGCCTCCGCGGTCCATTTGACCGCCTGTTCGGACTTTTCAATTTCCGCAGACTTGTCCATCTGCTTCAGCATTTCATTGGAACCGGTTTCGAGTCCAAAGCTTATTTCCCAGCAGCCGGCCTGTTTCATCAGGCCGAGCACGTCCGGCTTGACCGTATCGACGCGGGCGGTACATGACCAGGTCATCTTCAGGCCGCTGTCTATAATCATGTTGCACAGTTCGGTGACACGAACCTTGCTGGCAAGAAACAGGTCATCAACAAACATGATATGGCGAACGCCGTATCTACTGTTGAGATGTTGCATCATCTCGAAAACCTTCTCGGGCGAATAATGGCGCACCCTGTTGCCGAACGTGGACGTATCGCAAAAACGGCAATGGAACGGGCAACCACGGGAAGCGGCGATCGTTGCTACCGGGCCCTTTGGAAAATCGTAGATAGCCGGTTTGTAGGCATGAGGGAAGTCGGGCAGCAAGTCCCAGGCGGGAAACGGTAATTCGTCGAGAATCTTGTTAATGGTTTTCCCGGGCGTGGTTTTGATAAATGGACCGTCGCGGTAAATGATGCCGGGAACTTCGCGAATTGAGCCGCCGGCGTCAAGCGCGGTAAGCAAGTCCATGAGAATTTTCTCGCCCTCACCGTTGACTGCGTAGTCAAACTCCTTGAATCGTTCCATGGTTTCATTGCCCATGGATGAAATATGTGGTCCGCCAACGATAATGATGGTCTCGGGCAGCGCCTGCTTGACCAGCCTGGCGATAGTAACGGCGTTCCAGACACCAACAGTGAACAGGGTAATCCCGACATACTTGGGCGCCTGCCTGGTAATCTTTTCGGCAACGGCTTCCGGCGTATAGCCGAAAATGTCCGATTCGATGATCGACGGGCTGTAACCGTGCTCCCTGACTTCGGCGGCGAGATGCAGCAAGCCGAGAGAGGGTGAGTTATTGGTAATGTGTTTGACAAATTCGTAGCCTGCGGCCACGCGCTCGTAAGGCGGGTTTACAAATACTATCTCTTTGCCCATTTTAACGGTACCACGTTTCCAATCACGGAAACTCTGTAAGGTCTTGTAATATAAGGCGAATACTGACCCCCCGTATGCGGAAAGTCAATTTTTACCACTCCTGCGTTATTATAGCCGCCATTCATAAAGGAGGAACAAATGGCAGTTGCAGGTGTATTAAAACCCAACCAGCAAATAATACCCGATCTCTACAACCTGGTGAAAATCCTGACCCTGTTTGCCATCATCGGCGCGTGTTTTGTTGCCGGTCATCTGGGCGCCCTGGAGATGGAAAGTCGGTGGCCCGGTGGACCGGGTAGCATTGCCTGGGTAGTCAAGTGGCACTGGCTGCTACTTACCGGTACCGGTGCCAGTATAGCCGTAATCGGCTTGGGGATCCTGGCTCATGATGCGGTACACAAGGTGCTATTCAGTCGCCTGTGGCTGAACGAGTGGCTTGGCGGATATATTTCGGCCATGGCGTTGTTGCCGTTTCACAGTAATCGACAGTTTCACCTGGCGCACCACAGTTACGCCCACCAGCCCGGAAAAGACCCGGAAAACCCCATGCATAACCACGATAGCCTGTTGTTCGCGGTAACTGCGGGATCCGTGATCGCGCTGGCGCTGCAGTATCGCATCCTGTTCTACAACCTGTTCACCCGGTATTTCACCAGGCGATACTTTGGT
Proteins encoded:
- a CDS encoding radical SAM protein, with product MGKEIVFVNPPYERVAAGYEFVKHITNNSPSLGLLHLAAEVREHGYSPSIIESDIFGYTPEAVAEKITRQAPKYVGITLFTVGVWNAVTIARLVKQALPETIIIVGGPHISSMGNETMERFKEFDYAVNGEGEKILMDLLTALDAGGSIREVPGIIYRDGPFIKTTPGKTINKILDELPFPAWDLLPDFPHAYKPAIYDFPKGPVATIAASRGCPFHCRFCDTSTFGNRVRHYSPEKVFEMMQHLNSRYGVRHIMFVDDLFLASKVRVTELCNMIIDSGLKMTWSCTARVDTVKPDVLGLMKQAGCWEISFGLETGSNEMLKQMDKSAEIEKSEQAVKWTAEAGIRTKGLFMLGYPGETNETIEKTKDFVRRIPMTIMNLTKFTPYPGSPIYRDLYGTNIRDDHWEKMNGMNFVWAPEGFTVEELDRKYQEVLTSFYKRRQVGHHYLKMTLQHPNHMARLLRFGAGFAAAKVRSILSGRKGLLIKADETNLDGVN
- a CDS encoding fatty acid desaturase; the encoded protein is MAVAGVLKPNQQIIPDLYNLVKILTLFAIIGACFVAGHLGALEMESRWPGGPGSIAWVVKWHWLLLTGTGASIAVIGLGILAHDAVHKVLFSRLWLNEWLGGYISAMALLPFHSNRQFHLAHHSYAHQPGKDPENPMHNHDSLLFAVTAGSVIALALQYRILFYNLFTRYFTRRYFGRVTRDLVLVALAGLTYFVVIPAAGLPIGHSFLPMFLALPLVFGLRAISDHYGLPPLNRELKTEGKPTQTELDAWHEQNAPIQAEVTGWVILTNPVLEWLWSNVNYHEVHHKFPYLSYRYLKDTFEQTRDQLPYIVAHGYARNLFRQRKRKYYADTMPQES